The following is a genomic window from Ignavibacteriota bacterium.
CTTCTTCATGGTACACCTCCTGATGTGATTTTGATTTACCGTCGTCTGCTGAACATTCGTTACTGCATGGTGTAGCGGACACCGAGGTTGGCCGTCAGGCCATAGTACTGTTGCGACGTGAACCCGTTGATCGATGCCTGGGCGGACTCGTTCTTCTTGTTATTGATATTGTTGATGTCCAGGAACACCTGCAGCCCCGATATTGCTGACGGAGTTCCCCTGGAACAGGAACGACAGGCGCCCGGAGAATCCTTCGTAGTCATAGCCGATGTACGCGTTCAGCACATCGTCCGGCTGATTGATGAGCCGCCCGGACCGGGTGCGGTCGATCGTGATGACCTTGGTCGTCGGACGGGTTGCCGGCGGGACCGGCGGGACGATGATGGTCGTATCATTGCGCCACGGGTAGACCGCGCTGGAATTGATGTGCGTGTAATTCGCACCGAGCACAATGCCATTGAAGGGTTCCGGCAGGTACCAGAGACGGGTCTGGAAGTCGACCTCCACTCCCCGGATGTATGCGGTATACGGACTGTTGGTATACGTGTAGAGGCGCGCCCCATCTTTGGGATGGATCACGCCGCTGTTCGTCCGCACGCTGTAGGACAGAACGGAATCGAGCCCTGCGGGAGCGGAATTGTGCAGCGTATACTGGGTGTAGTACGTGAAGTTCTTCACTTCTTTGGAAAAGCCGCCCACCGAGAGGAGTCCCAATTCGCCACTGTAGAATGTGATGCACAGGTCGTGGTTGATGGCTTCGGCCGGCACCAACCGCGGATTGCCCGCCCACACGTTGGTCTGGGTGTAGTCCATATTGAA
Proteins encoded in this region:
- a CDS encoding TonB-dependent receptor, whose amino-acid sequence is MVQAKYNITPWVDVRYSYTKTLARPDYHQLSPHFNMDYTQTNVWAGNPRLVPAEAINHDLCITFYSGELGLLSVGGFSKEVKNFTYYTQYTLHNSAPAGLDSVLSYSVRTNSGVIHPKDGARLYTYTNSPYTAYIRGVEVDFQTRLWYLPEPFNGIVLGANYTHINSSAVYPWRNDTTIIVPPVPPATRPTTKVITIDRTRSGRLINQPDDVLNAYIGYDYEGFSGRLSFLFQGNSVSNIGAAGVPGHQQYQ